A section of the Methanobacterium formicicum DSM 3637 genome encodes:
- a CDS encoding pseudomurein-binding repeat-containing protein, with the protein MSLAVLLLCFIALLSVNGIYATDQNQSISNNSENTNIVISNSTNGSSDEIIVNESTSSGNDTENNANKVTDNETGNSTTSTTNSTTSTNSTSPVNNSTSPQSGAAGSATVTDNTFTNVQALFVWSTSLSTIDPSYLASIGITDIYVYVPRTGANLGSFVEKFAGSGIRVWAWIPCFVDSNGNWLVAGESTINGIDAREWVKQQVNSIVSTYNVTGVLLDYCRYPGTAYKHPSEAEATSIITNFVADVRSLLDTKSAEKGSYIYLGVCVMPECAANTYYYGQSYEQLSQYADFLVPMIYKGNYGEDTAWIGSTTSYIVNHSSVPVVAAVQTYESDSNATPINGTELTNDVQTAVDNNASGYALFRYGLVSSYPDIYGTANLTIAEILEAAQKVKNYIETNKALPSTVTVGNVTINMAQFLYLATKATVALNNGQPVTTNLTVGDYTLPSSSSESLTTGTLSLDSYVNFAS; encoded by the coding sequence TTGTCTTTAGCTGTGCTTTTATTATGTTTTATAGCACTGCTAAGTGTCAATGGCATATACGCCACCGACCAAAACCAAAGCATTAGCAACAACAGTGAAAATACAAATATTGTAATCAGTAACAGCACTAACGGAAGTAGCGATGAAATAATCGTGAATGAGAGTACTTCAAGTGGAAATGACACTGAAAACAACGCAAATAAAGTGACGGATAATGAAACTGGAAACAGTACCACCAGCACTACAAATTCTACCACCAGTACTAATAGTACTAGTCCGGTGAATAACAGTACCAGCCCTCAATCTGGTGCAGCAGGTTCAGCTACTGTTACCGATAACACCTTCACTAATGTTCAGGCTCTTTTTGTATGGTCAACCTCTCTGAGCACTATTGATCCTAGTTACCTGGCAAGTATCGGAATTACCGATATTTATGTTTACGTTCCACGAACTGGAGCGAACCTAGGAAGTTTCGTTGAAAAATTCGCTGGAAGTGGGATTCGTGTTTGGGCATGGATACCATGTTTCGTGGATAGCAATGGAAACTGGCTCGTTGCAGGAGAATCAACAATTAATGGCATTGATGCCAGAGAATGGGTTAAACAACAAGTTAACAGCATAGTTTCAACCTACAATGTTACAGGTGTTCTCCTTGATTACTGCAGGTATCCTGGAACTGCTTATAAACATCCCAGTGAAGCTGAGGCAACATCAATCATCACCAATTTTGTGGCAGATGTGCGTTCCTTACTCGACACAAAAAGTGCGGAAAAAGGGAGTTACATCTATCTCGGAGTATGTGTGATGCCTGAATGTGCGGCAAACACTTACTATTACGGTCAAAGTTACGAACAGTTATCTCAGTATGCTGACTTCCTGGTACCCATGATTTACAAGGGAAACTATGGGGAAGATACTGCCTGGATCGGTAGTACCACTTCATACATCGTAAATCATTCCTCAGTACCTGTAGTTGCAGCAGTGCAGACCTATGAGTCAGACAGTAATGCCACACCAATAAATGGCACTGAACTGACCAACGATGTGCAGACTGCTGTTGATAACAACGCATCAGGATACGCCCTCTTCAGGTATGGATTAGTTAGCAGTTACCCCGACATTTATGGCACTGCCAATTTAACCATTGCAGAAATCCTGGAAGCAGCACAAAAAGTCAAAAACTACATAGAAACCAACAAAGCATTGCCTTCAACCGTTACCGTGGGAAACGTCACCATTAACATGGCACAATTCCTATATCTAGCCACAAAGGCAACAGTAGCACTTAACAATGGACAACCAGTCACTACCAACTTAACAGTAGGAGATTATACTCTACCCAGCAGTAGTAGTGAAAGTCTCACCACAGGTACACTATCTCTGGATAGTTATGTGAACTTTGCCAGTA
- the rplJ gene encoding 50S ribosomal protein L16, with protein sequence MVRAYTRKDYIRKIPGSRIVQYDMGNLSGEFPLTVSLALKEKAQLSHNALEAARIATNRYMQRKSGRMGYHLKIRVYPHHIVRENPMATGAGADRVQDGMRKAFGKPVSSVALVKANQRVLTIKTNKKNFLDAKDALRRAAMKFPVPCRIIVDEGAELVK encoded by the coding sequence ATGGTAAGAGCATACACTAGAAAAGATTACATACGTAAAATTCCGGGTTCCAGAATTGTTCAATATGACATGGGAAACCTCTCTGGAGAATTCCCTTTAACAGTGAGCTTGGCTCTTAAAGAAAAGGCCCAGTTATCTCACAACGCTCTGGAAGCTGCTAGGATAGCCACTAACCGGTACATGCAACGAAAATCCGGTAGGATGGGTTATCATTTGAAGATAAGGGTTTACCCACATCACATTGTCCGGGAAAATCCAATGGCCACTGGTGCCGGTGCAGACCGTGTGCAGGATGGTATGAGGAAAGCATTTGGAAAACCAGTGAGCTCCGTAGCTCTGGTAAAAGCAAATCAGAGGGTTTTAACCATTAAAACCAACAAGAAGAATTTCCTTGATGCCAAAGACGCCCTTAGAAGGGCTGCTATGAAATTCCCGGTCCCCTGTAGGATAATCGTTGATGAAGGAGCAGAATTAGTCAAATAA
- the ppsA gene encoding phosphoenolpyruvate synthase — MEYVEFFEELKKEDVDIAGGKGANLGELTQAGIPVPPGFVITSATYQKFMDETGITQEILDILNALDVNNNKELQESARKIKNIIINTEIPDEISSLIIEAYNALCHRIGKEDAFVAVRSSATAEDLPEASFAGQQDTYLNVKGQEDLIKYVRKCWASLFEARAIFYREENNFDHSKVYIAVVVQEMVDAEKAGVMFTVHPSTGEEKILIEGAWGLGEGVVSGTVTPDTYWMDKSTGEILEKQVSEKKTMFQKKSENGQTVQAPVPEELKTKQVLDETELAQLVELGKKIQEHYQFPQDTEWAIESGKIFMLQSRPVTTLDMASVGGETLNDGDRTVITKGLGASPGMAAGSVKIVKNTDELDKVQQGDILVTVMTTPDMVPAMKRANGIITDEGGVTCHAAIVSRELGIPCVVGTGDATSMLPENSQVTLDGNKGIVWEGLLVETTKKEETTLEPSVVLQAPLTVTEVKVNVSMSEAAKKAAATGADGVGLLRTEHMMLTTGVHPKKYIQEGNEAELVKVLVENVLKVADAFYPKTVWYRTLDAPTDEFQSLDGGEDEPYEHNPMLGWRGIRRELDEPEILLAEFKAIKKLHEQGYTNIGIMLPLLQHPDELKQAKEIARKAGLKPQKNIEFGMMVETPAAALTIEDFIAEGIDFVSFGTNDLTQYTLAIDRNNENVADLYTESHPAVLKLIERVIIECNKAGVKTSICGQAGSIPAIVEKLVELGITSVSANTDAVAAVRETVARVEQKLLLKAARKLMQE; from the coding sequence ATGGAGTATGTCGAATTTTTCGAGGAACTAAAAAAGGAAGACGTGGACATAGCTGGTGGAAAGGGAGCTAATCTTGGAGAACTAACCCAAGCAGGGATACCGGTTCCCCCGGGGTTTGTGATAACATCAGCTACCTATCAGAAGTTCATGGATGAAACTGGAATCACCCAGGAAATACTGGACATTCTTAATGCCCTGGATGTTAACAACAACAAAGAACTTCAGGAATCCGCCCGAAAAATAAAAAATATCATCATCAATACTGAAATACCTGATGAAATAAGTAGTCTTATTATTGAAGCATACAACGCGCTTTGCCATCGTATAGGAAAGGAAGACGCTTTTGTAGCAGTAAGGTCATCTGCAACTGCCGAGGACCTGCCAGAAGCATCATTTGCAGGCCAACAGGATACCTACCTTAATGTTAAAGGCCAGGAAGATCTGATAAAATACGTCAGGAAATGCTGGGCATCATTATTTGAAGCTAGAGCCATATTTTACCGGGAAGAAAACAACTTCGACCACTCCAAGGTTTACATAGCAGTGGTAGTTCAGGAAATGGTGGATGCTGAGAAAGCTGGTGTAATGTTTACTGTACACCCCTCTACTGGTGAGGAAAAAATTCTCATAGAAGGAGCATGGGGCCTGGGAGAAGGAGTGGTATCTGGAACTGTAACCCCCGACACCTACTGGATGGATAAATCCACCGGGGAAATTCTGGAGAAACAGGTCAGTGAGAAAAAGACCATGTTCCAGAAAAAATCCGAAAATGGTCAAACAGTACAGGCACCGGTCCCAGAGGAACTTAAAACCAAACAAGTTTTGGATGAAACAGAACTCGCACAACTGGTTGAACTGGGGAAGAAAATTCAGGAACACTACCAGTTCCCTCAGGACACAGAGTGGGCCATTGAATCTGGAAAAATATTCATGCTACAATCAAGACCAGTAACCACCCTGGACATGGCAAGTGTAGGGGGTGAAACCTTGAATGACGGTGACAGGACTGTAATTACCAAAGGATTAGGAGCCAGCCCTGGAATGGCCGCTGGATCTGTTAAGATCGTAAAGAACACCGATGAACTGGATAAAGTCCAGCAGGGTGACATTCTGGTTACAGTGATGACCACCCCGGACATGGTACCAGCCATGAAACGGGCCAATGGAATCATCACCGATGAAGGTGGAGTAACCTGTCACGCAGCAATTGTATCCCGTGAACTGGGAATACCCTGTGTAGTGGGAACTGGAGATGCCACATCCATGCTACCTGAAAACAGTCAGGTAACCCTTGATGGGAATAAGGGAATAGTCTGGGAAGGACTCCTGGTAGAAACTACTAAAAAAGAGGAAACCACTCTAGAACCTAGTGTAGTTTTACAGGCACCATTAACAGTTACTGAAGTTAAAGTTAATGTGAGTATGTCCGAAGCAGCTAAAAAAGCAGCCGCAACCGGTGCAGATGGTGTGGGACTCCTCAGAACCGAACACATGATGCTCACCACTGGAGTACACCCTAAGAAGTACATCCAAGAGGGTAATGAAGCAGAACTGGTTAAGGTACTGGTGGAAAATGTCCTGAAAGTGGCCGATGCATTCTACCCTAAAACAGTGTGGTACCGTACCCTTGATGCTCCTACCGATGAATTCCAATCACTGGATGGTGGGGAAGACGAACCATACGAACACAACCCTATGCTGGGATGGAGAGGAATACGCCGGGAACTGGACGAACCAGAAATCCTACTGGCAGAGTTCAAGGCCATTAAAAAACTCCACGAACAGGGATACACCAATATTGGAATCATGCTACCGTTACTGCAACACCCTGATGAACTGAAACAGGCTAAAGAAATTGCCAGAAAGGCTGGTTTGAAACCACAGAAAAACATTGAATTCGGGATGATGGTGGAAACACCGGCAGCAGCACTGACCATCGAGGATTTCATAGCAGAAGGTATTGATTTTGTAAGCTTCGGAACCAATGACCTAACCCAGTACACCTTGGCTATTGACCGGAACAATGAAAACGTGGCGGATCTTTACACCGAAAGTCACCCTGCAGTTCTAAAACTCATTGAACGGGTTATAATTGAGTGTAACAAGGCTGGAGTCAAAACCAGTATCTGTGGACAGGCTGGAAGCATACCTGCAATTGTGGAAAAGCTGGTGGAACTGGGTATAACCTCAGTATCAGCCAACACTGATGCCGTAGCCGCAGTAAGAGAAACTGTAGCACGAGTAGAACAGAAACTCCTCCTCAAAGCAGCTCGTAAGTTGATGCAGGAATAA